One genomic region from Chelmon rostratus isolate fCheRos1 chromosome 11, fCheRos1.pri, whole genome shotgun sequence encodes:
- the pno1 gene encoding RNA-binding protein PNO1, with translation MDTDKTTTPDAGAAKECKDDTDSFTKVKSKKTQKRKREQDGVDMDTEEPVASKRPQFPPISGDKLKGPDEMRKIAVPAHRYTPLKENWLKIFTPIVENLQLQVRFNLKTRNVEIKTCKETQDIGSLTKAADFVRAFVLGFQVEDALALIRLDELFLETFDVTDVKPLKGDHLSRAIGRIAGKGGKTKFTIENVTKTRIVLADTKVHILGSFQNIKMARTAICNLILGSPPSKVYGNIRVVASRTAERF, from the exons ATGGACACTGATAAAACTACAACCCCCGACGCTGGTGCTGCCAAGGAATGTAAAGATGACACAGATTCTTTCACAAAGGTAAAGTCTAAAAAGACTCAGAAACGAAAACGTGAACAAGATGGAGTGGACATGGACACAGAGGAGCCCGTGGCAAGCAAGCGGCCGCAGTTTCCACCGATTTCAGGCGACAAATTAAAG ggacCAGATGAGATGCGCAAAATTGCTGTCCCTGCTCACAGATACACCCCGCTGAAGGAAAACTGGCTGAAGATCTTCACCCCCATTGTAGAGAACCTACAGCTTCAAGTTAGATTCAACCTCAAAACAAGGAATGTTGAAATCAAA ACATGCAAAGAAACGCAGGACATTGGCTCGCtcacaaaagcagcagattttgtAAGAGCGTTTGTTCTCGGCTTCCAGGTTGAA GATGCATTAGCTCTCATCAGATTAGATGAGCTTTTCCTAGAAACCTTTGATGTCACTGACG TCAAACCCCTGAAGGGAGATCACTTATCCAGAGCCATTGGAAGAATAGCAGGGAAGGGAGGAAAAACCAAATTCACtattgaaaatgtcacaaagaCTCGCATTGTGCTTGCAGACAC AAAAGTTCACATATTAGGGTCTTTCCAGAACATCAAGATGGCTCGGACAGCAATATGTAACTTAATCTTGG GAAGTCCGCCTTCAAAGGTCTACGGCAACATCAGGGTGGTGGCTAGCCGGACTGCGGAGAGATTCTGA